CCCACTTCTCATTTGGCTTCGTAGATTGGAAATTACGCTCTAAAATATTAGGTGCGATTTTTCCTACTTTTCCACAGTATGAGCGATACTTTTTCATACGAACAAGACACTTTAAACCTATTTCATTCATTAGGCGACGGACTGTTTTATGATTTAGTACAAACCCCCGATTACGTAATTCCAATGTAATACGCCTATAACCATAACGGCCTTGGTGTTCATCAAAAATCTGTTGGATAACCTCTTTTAATTCACTATATTTGTCTGGTTGATTCATTTGTTTTACCCAGTAATAATACGTACTACGTGGGATTTCAGCGACTTTTACCAGGTCAATTACCTTAAATTCTTGCCTTAATTCATAGATTACTTTCGCTTTGTCCTGTTCTGAGACTTTTCCTTTTCTTGAATTAAGGCATGTAACTTTTTTAAGTATGCATTCTCCATGCGTAAACGTTCATTTTCAGCTAATAATGGATCTTGTGATCCTTTTATTGGTTGTGGTTTCTTTGTATCTTTTTTCATAAATGGACGCCCTCTCTCCTTAGGTTTCAGAGCGTCTATTCCATTCTCATTAAAAGCCTTTTCCCATTTTAGAACGGTTGAAGGAGCTGGAATATTAAATATAGCAGCTGTTTTTCTATGAGACGTCCCTGTATCTCTCATATAATTTAGTACGTCAATTTTAAACTCTAAAGAGTAATCTGTATACTTTGGGATTAAGCCTTTCATACCATGTAATTCATATAAGCTAACCCATTTCATAATAAATAGATAATCAATTCCTGATTCCTTCTCCAACGTTCTATAGGATTTAAAATCTTCAAGATATCCTTTTACGACAGCTAATTTTATTTCTAACGAATATTTCGCCATAAAAAATTGCACCTCCAATTGTTAGTCGTGTCTAACAATTGGGGTGCAGTTCATATTTAGGTGCTTTTTCTTTTATAATGAGTGATTAATTTTTTTATGAAACGGGTAAAAGTATCTCTTTGCTTATCTTTAAACTCACTATTACTACTTGGGTAAAGAGGTATTGCACCTATTGATGGTACTATATCCTTTCTCTCTCTCCATAATTCTATAGATTGTTCCACACTTGGTAATATTACATATGATCCCTTAACAACCCTTATAGCATCTTTATAAGCATGCATAGTCATAAGGTCAACTCGTTTGGCTATTCTCGCGTCTGTTAAGTTTCCCAGATTAGTATCGTCTAAATCATCCTTAGAGTAAGTAAATAGTTCATTGAGTTTATTTAACTTATACTTTGCATCAAATACAACTGATCCTAAAAGGTTATCTCCTTTATAGATATTTAACAAAAAATCTGGGTCCATCCTCATTGAATAT
The Neobacillus sp. PS3-40 genome window above contains:
- a CDS encoding IS3 family transposase (programmed frameshift), with protein sequence MAKYSLEIKLAVVKGYLEDFKSYRTLEKESGIDYLFIMKWVSLYELHGMKGLIPKYTDYSLEFKIDVLNYMRDTGTSHRKTAAIFNIPAPSTVLKWEKAFNENGIDALKPKERGRPFMKKDTKKPQPIKGSQDPLLAENERLRMENAYLKKLPCLNSRKGKVSEQDKAKVIYELRQEFKVIDLVKVAEIPRSTYYYWVKQMNQPDKYSELKEVIQQIFDEHQGRYGYRRITLELRNRGFVLNHKTVRRLMNEIGLKCLVRMKKYRSYCGKVGKIAPNILERNFQSTKPNEKWVTDVTEFHLYGEKLYLSPILDLYNGEIISYHLEKRPVYPLVSNMLDKAFKQLKDGDSPILHSDQGWHYQMKQYQHALKEQGIIQSMSRKGNCLDNAVIENFFGLLKSELLYLREFESMEHFKRELEDYIHYYNHKRIKAKLKGKSPVQYRTLAQEAA